One window of the Chryseotalea sp. WA131a genome contains the following:
- the gcvP gene encoding aminomethyl-transferring glycine dehydrogenase, giving the protein MNNINPTYSEKFESRHNAPDAKQIAEMLKVVKAKSVDELIDQTVPSNIRLKKPLNLPAAQSEYEFLNNFKKTVSKNKIYKSYIGTGYYNCITPTVILRNILENPGWYTAYTPYQAEIAQGRMEALINYQTMIIDLTGMEIANASLLDEATAAAEALHLLHASKKSSKKNSHKFFVDENTFPQVIDLLKTRSAPIGVELVEGDVSKLDITDANLFAVYIQNPNNNGEIKDYSAFIESAHEKEVFVVMGADLMSLVLMKSPGEMGADVVVGSSQRFGVPMGFGGPHAAFFATKDEFKRQMPGRIIGISQDAQGNPGYRMALQTREQHIRREKATSNICTAQVLLSVMAGMYAVYHGPEGLKKIAGRIHGLTKLVASGIEALGFKQLNKNYFDTLKISGIDSNKVRSIAEEHGVNFRYFSDGTIGISLDETTSLASLKNILAILTESIGKNSVNLKLQEGKLGIDWSASLRRSTSFLTHPVFNSHHSEHEMLRYLKKLENKDLSMVHSMISLGSCTMKLNATTEMIPVTWPELGQIHPFAPSNQTEGYAEMITNLENWLKEITGFTGVSLQPNSGAQGEYAGLLVIRAYHQNRGDHHRNIALIPSSAHGTNPASAVMAGMEVIVTKSDEEGKVDVADLKAKAEQYKGRLSCLMVTYPSTHGVFEEAITDICEIIHNNGGLVYMDGANMNAQVGLTSPANIGADVCHLNLHKTFCIPHGGGGPGMGPICVNDKLKPFLPGHAVVKTGGTEAISAVSAAPWGSASILAISYAYIAMMGGEGLTNATKLAILNANYIKERLNGHYKILYTGTNGRAAHEMIVDCRDFKKVGVEVEDIAKRLMDYGFHAPTVSFPVAGTIMIEPTESEPKQEIDRFVEALIEIRNEIREIEEGKFDKENNVLKHAPHTASVITADEWTRPYSRQKAAYPLPFVKEAKFWPSVSRVDNAYGDRNLVCSCLPIEEYAKVDD; this is encoded by the coding sequence ATGAATAATATAAATCCCACCTACTCCGAAAAATTTGAAAGCCGCCACAACGCACCCGATGCAAAGCAAATTGCAGAGATGCTAAAAGTGGTAAAAGCAAAATCAGTGGATGAACTGATTGACCAAACAGTGCCCAGCAATATTAGGTTGAAAAAACCTTTGAACTTGCCTGCCGCACAATCGGAGTATGAGTTTTTGAATAACTTCAAAAAAACCGTATCGAAAAATAAAATCTACAAGTCTTACATCGGCACGGGCTATTATAATTGCATTACGCCAACCGTTATCCTTCGCAATATTTTAGAAAACCCAGGATGGTACACGGCCTACACTCCTTACCAAGCAGAGATTGCGCAAGGGCGTATGGAAGCGTTGATCAACTATCAAACCATGATCATTGACCTGACGGGAATGGAAATTGCCAATGCCTCGCTATTGGACGAAGCCACCGCTGCCGCAGAAGCCTTGCACTTGTTGCATGCTTCCAAAAAATCTTCCAAGAAAAATTCACATAAATTTTTTGTGGATGAAAATACCTTTCCGCAGGTAATCGATTTGTTGAAAACACGTTCGGCTCCCATTGGCGTTGAATTGGTAGAGGGCGATGTATCGAAATTGGACATTACTGATGCCAATTTGTTTGCAGTTTATATTCAAAACCCCAACAACAACGGTGAGATAAAGGATTATAGCGCGTTTATCGAATCGGCTCACGAAAAAGAAGTTTTTGTTGTAATGGGTGCCGACTTGATGAGTTTGGTGTTGATGAAATCGCCTGGCGAAATGGGCGCTGATGTGGTGGTGGGTTCTTCTCAACGATTTGGTGTGCCCATGGGCTTTGGTGGGCCGCATGCTGCGTTCTTTGCTACCAAAGATGAGTTTAAAAGACAAATGCCGGGCCGCATTATTGGCATCTCGCAAGATGCGCAAGGCAACCCCGGTTACCGGATGGCCTTGCAAACACGCGAGCAACACATCCGCAGAGAAAAAGCTACTTCCAATATTTGTACTGCTCAGGTTTTGTTATCGGTTATGGCGGGTATGTATGCTGTGTATCATGGACCGGAGGGGTTGAAAAAAATTGCAGGGAGGATACATGGATTGACGAAGTTAGTGGCATCGGGCATTGAGGCATTAGGTTTCAAGCAGTTGAATAAGAACTATTTTGACACCTTGAAAATTTCAGGGATTGACTCAAATAAAGTAAGGTCAATCGCGGAGGAACACGGTGTTAACTTCCGTTACTTTTCAGATGGAACAATCGGTATTTCTTTGGACGAAACGACTTCCCTAGCGAGCCTGAAAAATATTCTCGCTATTTTGACGGAGTCTATCGGAAAGAATTCAGTTAATTTAAAACTTCAAGAAGGAAAGCTTGGGATTGATTGGTCAGCATCACTAAGGAGAAGTACTTCCTTTTTAACCCACCCTGTTTTCAACTCTCACCACAGCGAGCACGAAATGCTTCGCTACCTCAAAAAATTAGAGAACAAAGATTTGTCGATGGTGCACTCCATGATTTCGTTAGGCTCTTGTACCATGAAATTAAATGCCACCACCGAAATGATTCCAGTTACGTGGCCTGAACTCGGACAAATTCATCCTTTCGCGCCAAGCAACCAAACCGAAGGCTATGCCGAAATGATCACCAACTTAGAAAATTGGTTGAAAGAAATTACGGGCTTCACAGGTGTATCGTTGCAGCCCAATAGTGGTGCACAAGGTGAGTACGCTGGCTTGCTGGTGATTCGTGCCTATCATCAAAACCGTGGCGACCATCATCGTAACATTGCACTCATTCCATCATCTGCGCATGGCACCAATCCGGCCAGCGCTGTAATGGCAGGCATGGAAGTAATTGTAACCAAATCAGACGAAGAAGGAAAAGTGGACGTGGCTGATTTGAAAGCAAAAGCGGAACAATACAAAGGCCGCCTGTCTTGCTTAATGGTCACCTATCCATCCACACATGGTGTGTTTGAAGAGGCCATCACCGACATCTGTGAAATTATTCACAATAACGGTGGCTTGGTGTACATGGATGGCGCAAACATGAATGCACAAGTAGGTTTGACATCGCCCGCCAACATCGGTGCCGATGTGTGTCACTTAAACTTGCACAAAACATTTTGCATTCCACACGGTGGCGGTGGCCCAGGCATGGGCCCGATTTGTGTGAACGATAAATTGAAACCGTTTTTGCCTGGTCATGCAGTCGTAAAAACAGGTGGTACTGAAGCAATCTCTGCAGTGTCAGCAGCACCGTGGGGCAGCGCCAGCATTTTGGCGATCTCGTATGCGTATATCGCGATGATGGGTGGTGAAGGATTGACCAATGCAACTAAGTTGGCAATCTTAAATGCGAACTACATTAAAGAAAGATTGAACGGTCACTACAAAATTTTGTACACGGGCACAAATGGCCGCGCAGCACACGAGATGATTGTCGATTGCCGCGATTTCAAAAAAGTTGGCGTGGAAGTAGAAGACATCGCAAAGCGGTTGATGGATTATGGATTTCATGCTCCGACTGTTTCTTTCCCTGTGGCGGGCACGATCATGATCGAGCCGACCGAGAGCGAACCCAAGCAAGAAATTGATCGCTTTGTAGAAGCACTCATTGAAATCAGAAATGAAATTCGGGAAATAGAAGAGGGCAAGTTTGATAAAGAAAACAATGTATTGAAGCATGCTCCGCATACCGCTTCTGTTATCACCGCAGATGAATGGACTCGGCCTTACTCCAGACAAAAAGCAGCGTATCCACTTCCGTTTGTGAAGGAAGCAAAGTTTTGGCCAAGCGTGAGTCGAGTAGACAATGCGTATGGCGACCGAAACTTAGTTTGCTCTTGCTTGCCGATTGAGGAGTATGCCAAAGTAGACGATTGA
- a CDS encoding nucleoside-diphosphate kinase, protein MAGNRTFTMLKPDATTAGNIGAITKMIEEAGFRIVAMKKTRLSSELAGKFYEIHKARPFYGELVSYMSSGPIVPMILEKDNAVEDFRALIGATDPKKAAPGTIRALFAKSIDANAIHGSDSDTNAEIEGNFFFSQFERF, encoded by the coding sequence ATGGCAGGAAATAGAACGTTTACCATGTTAAAGCCAGATGCAACCACGGCTGGCAACATTGGCGCAATTACAAAAATGATCGAAGAAGCAGGCTTTCGCATTGTTGCGATGAAGAAAACACGGTTGAGCAGCGAACTGGCCGGCAAGTTTTATGAAATCCACAAAGCCCGCCCTTTTTATGGCGAATTGGTGAGCTATATGTCATCTGGCCCTATTGTGCCCATGATTTTGGAAAAAGATAACGCAGTGGAAGACTTTAGAGCCTTGATTGGAGCTACAGACCCAAAGAAGGCCGCACCAGGCACTATTCGCGCGTTGTTTGCCAAATCCATTGATGCCAATGCCATACACGGCTCTGATTCAGATACCAATGCAGAGATTGAAGGCAACTTCTTCTTCTCTCAGTTTGAACGATTTTAG